A single window of Acetohalobium arabaticum DSM 5501 DNA harbors:
- a CDS encoding M24 family metallopeptidase yields the protein MEERITALREKLTELDLDGIMINNLQNKYYLSGFTGTAGTVIITDQEAVLITDFRYIEQAENQAIDFKIIEHGNPKIETIREELQRLEVERLGFEAQQESYQQYQQYQKKLGSLELVPTKDVVKELRIIKDESELNTIQEAVKIADDAFLHITEYIEPEMTEKEVSLELEYFMKQKGASAKAFDFIVASGKRGAMPHGVATDKEIAAGELVTFDLGSVYQQYNSDLTRNIIVGSEPTEKQQEVYETVLEAQLAAIKAIEPGKTGTEIDKVARDVITKAGYGDNFGHGLGHGVGLEVHEGPRLAQGKDEELRPGMVVTVEPGIYLSGWGGIRIEDIVVVTEEGCNVITEAPKELIRV from the coding sequence ATGGAAGAGCGGATTACAGCATTGAGAGAGAAGTTAACTGAGTTAGACCTAGATGGAATAATGATCAATAACCTACAAAACAAATATTATCTCAGCGGTTTTACAGGAACAGCTGGTACAGTTATAATTACAGATCAAGAAGCAGTCTTAATTACTGATTTTAGATACATAGAACAGGCTGAAAATCAGGCTATTGATTTTAAAATAATTGAACATGGTAATCCTAAGATAGAGACAATCAGAGAAGAATTACAGAGATTAGAGGTAGAACGGCTGGGGTTTGAAGCCCAGCAAGAGAGTTATCAACAGTATCAGCAATATCAAAAGAAATTAGGTTCTTTGGAATTAGTACCTACTAAAGATGTAGTTAAAGAGCTTAGAATAATCAAAGATGAGTCTGAGTTAAATACTATTCAAGAAGCAGTTAAGATTGCTGATGATGCTTTTCTACATATTACCGAGTATATTGAACCGGAAATGACCGAGAAGGAAGTAAGTCTGGAGTTAGAATACTTTATGAAACAGAAGGGGGCTTCAGCAAAGGCCTTTGATTTTATTGTTGCTTCCGGTAAGCGTGGAGCTATGCCCCATGGGGTAGCTACTGATAAAGAGATAGCAGCAGGTGAGTTAGTAACCTTTGATTTAGGCTCTGTTTATCAACAGTATAACTCTGATTTAACTAGGAATATTATTGTTGGATCCGAGCCGACAGAAAAACAGCAGGAAGTCTATGAGACAGTCTTGGAGGCCCAACTGGCAGCTATAAAGGCGATTGAACCCGGTAAGACAGGAACAGAAATAGATAAGGTAGCTAGAGATGTTATCACTAAAGCTGGTTATGGCGATAACTTCGGCCACGGTTTGGGACATGGAGTAGGACTTGAGGTCCATGAAGGCCCAAGGTTAGCCCAGGGGAAAGATGAAGAATTAAGACCGGGAATGGTCGTTACTGTTGAGCCGGGGATCTATCTTTCCGGCTGGGGCGGAATCAGAATTGAGGATATAGTAGTAGTTACCGAGGAAGGATGTAATGTTATAACAGAAGCTCCTAAAGAGCTAATTAGAGTCTAA
- the aroQ gene encoding type II 3-dehydroquinate dehydratase — translation MYLVLHGPNLNLLGKREPEVYGRLTLADINQQLEELAAELEVELIIEQLNGEGEIVERIHQALEEEADGILINPAAYTHYSIAIRDALAGVELPTVEVHLSNIHAREEFRQQSVTASVAAGQISGLGIDSYLLGLRALVNL, via the coding sequence ATGTATTTAGTATTACATGGTCCCAATTTAAATCTATTAGGGAAACGGGAACCGGAAGTCTATGGAAGATTAACTCTGGCTGATATCAATCAACAGCTGGAGGAACTGGCAGCTGAATTGGAAGTGGAGTTAATAATTGAGCAGTTAAACGGCGAAGGCGAGATAGTAGAACGCATTCACCAGGCGCTAGAAGAAGAGGCTGATGGGATTTTAATTAATCCAGCTGCCTATACTCACTACAGTATTGCTATTCGCGATGCATTGGCCGGAGTTGAGTTACCTACAGTAGAAGTCCATTTAAGTAATATCCATGCCCGGGAGGAGTTTCGCCAGCAGTCAGTTACTGCTTCAGTGGCAGCGGGACAGATCTCTGGTTTAGGGATAGACAGCTATCTCCTGGGACTGCGGGCCTTGGTTAATCTATAG
- the spoIIIAE gene encoding stage III sporulation protein AE: MNNRKKIILIFIVLILISQILILPLQAESQGEIRENLENKKEELVKQQLNRLDISRIKKQIEKLNRDAGEYLPKLTLDDMISLFTNGEMDFKFKGIITGLLEYLFKEIVVNLELLGKLIILAVISAVLKSFQNSFAEENISRLVNSIIYLVLVIVALNSFKVALNIGQETIDNMVSFMQALLPTLLTLLVAVGNVTSASLFQPITFLTVNLLSVLIKNIIFPLLLLGVILSIVNNISDNFDVSGLADLIREVNISLLGSFLTIFIGVMVVQGAAGAVGDGITIRTAKYLSGAFIPVIGGMFADALDMIIGGSLLIKNAIGILGVIIIFLFCAFSVIKIAALIFVYKFARAVIQPISDSKIVACLNDLSSSLILVFASVLSVAMMFFIMVTIIVGVANMSVMLR, from the coding sequence ATGAATAACAGAAAGAAGATAATTTTAATTTTTATAGTCCTAATATTAATTAGTCAGATATTGATTTTACCTCTTCAGGCTGAATCTCAAGGTGAAATTCGAGAAAATCTTGAGAATAAAAAAGAAGAGTTGGTAAAGCAGCAGTTGAACCGTTTGGATATCAGCCGAATAAAGAAACAGATTGAGAAGTTAAATCGCGACGCTGGGGAATATCTGCCTAAACTGACCCTGGATGATATGATTAGTTTATTTACTAATGGAGAGATGGATTTTAAATTTAAAGGTATTATTACTGGATTGCTGGAGTACTTATTCAAAGAGATAGTGGTTAATCTAGAGCTATTGGGTAAATTAATTATCTTAGCTGTAATTTCAGCTGTATTAAAAAGCTTTCAGAATTCATTTGCTGAAGAGAATATCAGCCGGTTAGTAAATAGTATAATTTATCTTGTATTAGTAATTGTTGCTCTCAATTCTTTTAAAGTAGCACTCAATATTGGACAAGAGACGATAGATAATATGGTAAGCTTTATGCAGGCTCTTCTACCGACACTATTGACATTGTTAGTTGCTGTAGGCAATGTTACTTCGGCTTCATTATTTCAACCGATTACTTTTTTAACAGTTAATCTATTAAGTGTTTTAATTAAGAATATTATTTTTCCTTTGCTTCTGTTGGGAGTTATTCTATCAATAGTCAATAATATCTCTGATAACTTCGATGTATCAGGATTGGCAGATTTAATTCGAGAGGTAAATATTAGTCTATTAGGTAGTTTTTTAACTATCTTTATTGGAGTTATGGTAGTACAGGGAGCAGCCGGAGCTGTTGGCGATGGTATAACAATTAGAACAGCAAAGTACTTAAGCGGAGCCTTTATTCCGGTAATCGGCGGTATGTTTGCTGATGCATTAGATATGATCATCGGCGGTTCACTTTTAATTAAGAATGCAATAGGCATTTTAGGAGTAATTATTATCTTTCTTTTCTGTGCTTTTTCAGTAATTAAGATTGCAGCTTTAATCTTCGTTTATAAATTTGCCCGGGCAGTTATTCAGCCGATCAGTGATTCAAAGATAGTGGCCTGTTTAAATGATTTAAGCAGTAGTTTGATCTTAGTCTTTGCATCAGTATTATCAGTGGCTATGATGTTCTTCATTATGGTCACAATCATAGTTGGAGTTGCAAATATGTCAGTTATGTTGAGGTGA
- the spoIIIAB gene encoding stage III sporulation protein SpoIIIAB encodes MIKLAGSLLIVGATSWLGFLKADQLIQRTKQLQQLQIAFQALEAEIMYAAVPLPEAMGKVGNKVDSPAADFFLVSKEKLKSEIGITARQAWQEAVEEVFPNTALMIEDKEFLLNFGNNLGNSDRTHQEKNLQLVQKELKQAKEASVTAKKSGVKKWRYFGILGGLLIVILLY; translated from the coding sequence ATGATTAAATTAGCAGGTAGCCTGCTGATAGTTGGAGCTACTAGCTGGTTAGGATTTCTTAAAGCAGATCAGTTAATTCAGCGGACTAAACAGCTACAACAGCTGCAGATAGCCTTTCAAGCATTGGAAGCAGAGATTATGTATGCTGCTGTTCCACTGCCGGAAGCAATGGGAAAGGTAGGTAATAAAGTTGATTCGCCAGCAGCAGACTTTTTTTTAGTTAGTAAAGAGAAGTTAAAATCTGAAATAGGAATTACTGCCCGGCAGGCCTGGCAAGAAGCAGTTGAGGAGGTGTTTCCGAATACAGCCTTAATGATAGAGGATAAGGAATTTCTACTGAACTTCGGTAATAATCTTGGCAATTCTGACCGTACCCATCAGGAAAAGAATTTGCAGTTGGTACAAAAGGAGTTAAAACAGGCCAAAGAGGCTTCAGTAACTGCTAAAAAAAGTGGAGTTAAGAAGTGGAGGTACTTTGGAATTCTAGGAGGACTGTTGATTGTAATTCTGTTGTATTGA
- the spoIIIAA gene encoding stage III sporulation protein AA translates to MIERIKEEIFPVLATTLRRILRQVDTDILSKTEEIRLRTDQPLILNLHHKEAIITKNGRITKDFKRAYYTTKQDIEETMNLMTQHSLYALEEELQQGYLTLAGGHRVGFVGQVVSDLDEIELIKNFSGLNIRISQEIIGAADEVIGEVISNDQSQSIYNTLIISPPQCGKTTLLRDLIRQLSTGLPEQNFSGLKVGVVDERGELGGSYQGVVQNQLGIRTDLLANCPKSQGMILLIRAMSPEVIVTDEIGSRQDVQAICEAVNAGVKIVTSVHGRDLKEIKQRPNLEKLLGQNFFKKFIILSRRQGPGTVEEIIKAEDSKSRLTEKRKIL, encoded by the coding sequence ATGATTGAACGAATCAAAGAAGAGATCTTTCCAGTTTTAGCTACTACATTAAGAAGGATATTAAGACAGGTTGATACTGATATCTTAAGTAAAACAGAAGAGATTAGATTAAGAACAGATCAGCCTTTAATACTGAATTTACATCATAAAGAAGCAATTATAACTAAGAACGGCCGAATTACTAAAGATTTTAAACGTGCTTACTATACTACTAAACAGGATATTGAAGAAACAATGAATCTAATGACACAGCATTCTCTTTATGCACTAGAAGAAGAGTTACAGCAGGGCTATTTGACATTAGCCGGCGGCCACCGCGTTGGTTTTGTAGGTCAGGTAGTTTCCGATTTAGATGAGATTGAGTTAATCAAAAACTTTTCCGGTTTAAATATTAGGATCTCTCAGGAAATAATTGGAGCTGCTGATGAGGTAATTGGGGAAGTAATTTCCAATGACCAGAGCCAGAGCATATATAATACATTGATTATATCACCTCCTCAATGTGGTAAGACCACATTGCTGCGCGATTTAATTAGGCAGTTGAGTACTGGACTGCCGGAACAAAACTTTTCCGGCTTGAAAGTCGGCGTTGTAGATGAAAGAGGAGAGTTGGGTGGAAGCTATCAAGGAGTGGTCCAAAATCAGTTGGGAATTAGAACAGATCTGTTGGCTAACTGTCCTAAGTCCCAGGGGATGATTCTATTAATTCGGGCCATGTCTCCGGAAGTGATTGTGACTGATGAAATAGGTAGTAGACAAGATGTCCAAGCTATCTGTGAAGCTGTTAATGCTGGAGTTAAGATTGTCACTTCAGTCCACGGTCGTGATCTAAAAGAGATAAAACAGCGGCCTAATTTAGAGAAGCTGTTAGGCCAAAATTTCTTTAAGAAATTTATTATTTTAAGCCGCAGACAGGGGCCAGGAACAGTCGAAGAGATAATCAAAGCAGAAGATAGTAAAAGTAGGCTGACAGAAAAAAGGAAGATTCTATGA
- the efp gene encoding elongation factor P, producing the protein MISTNDFSTGITIELDGELYKVIDYEHTKPGKGGAYIQTELKNVDTGSTTTKRFKSGEKVKQAYIETRTYQYLYRDGDKYVFMDNDTYEQVDLTKDKLGAATKYLKENQEIKLEVYEEKIIGVQVPNSVELVVASAPPAIKGDTVSGGTKQVELETGAKVKVPLFIEEGDILKIDTRSGEYIERVN; encoded by the coding sequence TTGATTTCAACTAATGATTTCAGTACCGGAATAACTATTGAACTGGATGGAGAGCTCTATAAAGTAATCGATTACGAACATACTAAGCCGGGTAAAGGTGGAGCTTATATTCAGACAGAGTTAAAGAATGTCGATACAGGTTCTACTACTACTAAACGATTTAAGTCCGGGGAGAAGGTAAAACAGGCTTATATCGAAACGAGAACGTATCAATATCTCTACCGTGATGGTGACAAATATGTCTTTATGGATAATGATACTTATGAACAGGTTGACCTGACGAAAGATAAATTAGGAGCTGCTACTAAATACTTAAAGGAGAATCAGGAGATTAAGCTTGAAGTCTATGAAGAAAAAATTATTGGCGTCCAGGTACCTAACTCCGTAGAATTGGTTGTTGCTTCTGCTCCGCCGGCAATTAAAGGAGATACTGTCTCCGGTGGTACTAAGCAGGTTGAGTTAGAGACAGGAGCTAAAGTTAAGGTGCCGCTGTTTATTGAAGAGGGGGATATTCTCAAGATTGATACTCGCAGTGGTGAATATATAGAGCGAGTGAATTAA
- the spoIIIAC gene encoding stage III sporulation protein AC: MNVDLVFKIAGLGILISIFNIVLEQANKEEQAEMLTLVGVIIVLMMVIRLINDLFTNVRQIFGF, encoded by the coding sequence ATGAATGTAGATTTAGTATTTAAGATTGCTGGGTTAGGGATCTTAATTTCAATCTTTAATATAGTTTTAGAACAGGCTAATAAAGAAGAACAGGCAGAAATGCTGACTTTAGTAGGAGTAATTATCGTCTTAATGATGGTGATTCGTTTAATCAATGATTTATTTACCAATGTAAGACAGATATTTGGTTTCTAA
- the spoIIIAF gene encoding stage III sporulation protein AF, with the protein MIAYLVAWIRNIVVILLLTSFIELLLPESELEKYTRVVLGLFIVIAILNPILNLFNNNYNFQQITDLLTVEEESQMNKSEIMEQGKELRNISQQKARSDYKRQLSKQIAALLSFNNELPKSSVKVKLRPDNKIEKIIIKLQQNENRDQPEIEQEIKVDDIEINNESQQESREANQKQSLEVNQQIKKQLANFYNLSHEQIIIKRD; encoded by the coding sequence ATGATAGCCTATCTTGTAGCCTGGATTAGGAATATAGTAGTTATTCTGCTTTTAACGTCATTTATAGAATTATTACTTCCGGAGAGTGAATTAGAGAAGTATACCCGGGTAGTATTAGGACTTTTTATAGTAATAGCAATCTTGAATCCAATTCTAAATCTATTCAATAACAATTACAACTTCCAACAGATTACAGACTTATTGACAGTAGAAGAAGAAAGCCAAATGAATAAATCAGAGATAATGGAGCAAGGTAAAGAGCTTAGAAATATTAGTCAGCAGAAGGCACGCAGTGATTATAAACGTCAATTATCTAAACAAATTGCTGCTTTATTATCCTTTAATAATGAGCTACCGAAAAGTTCTGTGAAGGTTAAGTTGAGGCCGGATAATAAGATTGAAAAGATAATAATCAAGTTACAGCAGAATGAAAATAGAGATCAGCCTGAAATTGAACAGGAAATTAAGGTTGATGATATAGAGATAAATAATGAATCTCAACAGGAAAGCAGAGAAGCCAATCAGAAACAGTCCTTGGAAGTTAACCAGCAGATAAAGAAGCAGTTAGCTAATTTTTATAACCTCAGTCATGAACAGATTATAATAAAAAGAGACTGA
- the spoIIIAD gene encoding stage III sporulation protein AD, giving the protein MEIIKIVGLGLVATILAILIRGEEPEIALQLSLVVGILIFALMLSKVVAIIDLLRDLALKAEIDLVYLDTILKVIGIAYIAEFGAAISRDAGEGIIASKIEFAGKVLIMVLGIPIMLAIMESIMQLMP; this is encoded by the coding sequence ATGGAAATAATTAAAATAGTGGGTCTTGGGCTGGTAGCAACTATTTTAGCTATTCTGATTCGGGGAGAAGAGCCGGAGATTGCTCTCCAGTTGAGCTTAGTAGTAGGAATTTTAATCTTTGCTTTAATGTTAAGTAAAGTCGTGGCAATTATTGATCTATTACGTGATTTAGCTCTTAAAGCTGAAATTGATTTAGTCTATCTGGATACTATTCTAAAAGTAATTGGGATTGCGTATATTGCCGAATTTGGTGCTGCTATCAGTCGTGATGCCGGCGAAGGGATTATTGCCTCTAAAATTGAGTTTGCCGGCAAGGTATTAATTATGGTATTAGGAATTCCGATTATGTTGGCCATCATGGAGTCTATTATGCAGTTAATGCCCTAG